The following are from one region of the Vicia villosa cultivar HV-30 ecotype Madison, WI unplaced genomic scaffold, Vvil1.0 ctg.003093F_1_1, whole genome shotgun sequence genome:
- the LOC131640393 gene encoding glutamine synthetase nodule isozyme-like encodes MSLLSDLTNLNLSETTEKIIAEYIWIGGSGIDLRSKARTLPGPVDDPSKLPKWTYDGSSCGQASGEDSEVVIHPQAIFKDPFRRGNNILVMCDTYAPSGEPLASNKRHAAEKIFSHPDVAAEEPWYGIEQEYTLMQKDVPWPYGWPSGGFPGPQGPYYCGIGADKAFGRDIVDAHYKACLYAGITISGVNAEVMPGQWEFQVGPALGISAGDEIWVARYLLERITEIAGAVLSLDPKPVKGDWNGAGAHTNYSTKSMREDGGYEVIKNAISNLEKKHKEHICAYGEGNERRLTGKHETADINTFKWGVANRGASVRVGRDTEKAGKGYFEDRRPASNMDPYIVTSMIAETTILWKP; translated from the exons atGTCGCTACTCTCAGATCTAACAAACCTTAATCTCTCAGAAACCACCGAGAAGATCATCGCTGAATACATATG GATCGGAGGATCTGGTATAGACTTGAGGAGTAAAGCAAGG ACTCTACCTGGACCTGTTGATGACCCTTCTAAGCTTCCCAAGTGGACCTATGATGGTTCCAGCTGTGGTCAAGCTTCTGGAGAAGATAGTGAAGTGGTCATACA TCCTCAAGCAATTTTCAAAGATCCATTCAGGAGGGGTAACAATATCCTG GTTATGTGTGATACTTATGCCCCATCTGGAGAACCCCTTGCCAGCAACAAAAGACATGCAGCTGAAAAGATATTCAGCCACCCAGATGTTGCTGCTGAAGAACCATGGTATGGTATTGAGCAAGAATACACCTTGATGCAAAAGGATGTTCCATGGCCTTATGGATGGCCCAGTGGTGGTTTTCCTGGACCTCAGGGACCATATTATTGTGGTATCGGTGCTGACAAGGCTTTCGGGCGTGACATAGTTGACGCACATTACAAAGCATGTCTTTATGCTGGCATTACCATAAGTGGCGTTAACGCAGAAGTTATGCCTGGCCAGTGGGAGTTTCAAGTTGGTCCAGCTCTTGGAATCTCTGCCGGTGATGAGATTTGGGTTGCTCGTTATCTTCTGGAGAGGATCACCGAGATTGCAGGAGCTGTTTTGTCCTTGGATCCTAAACCAGTGAAGGGTGATTGGAATGGTGCTGGTGCTCACACGAACTACAGCACGAAATCGATGAGGGAAGACGGTGGATATGAAGTGATTAAGAATGCGATTTCGAACTTGGAGAAGAAACACAAAGAGCATATTTGTGCTTATGGAGAAGGCAATGAGCGACGTTTGACTGGAAAACATGAAACTGCTGACATCAACACGTTCAAATGGGGTGTTGCGAACCGTGGTGCTTCTGTTAGGGTAGGAAGGGACACTGAGAAAGCAGGGAAGGGTTACTTTGAGGACAGAAGGCCTGCTTCTAACATGGATCCGTATATTGTTACTTCCATGATTGCAGAGACAACCATTCTCTGGAAACCATGA